From Deferrisoma camini S3R1, the proteins below share one genomic window:
- a CDS encoding chemotaxis protein CheX, whose protein sequence is MRAEYVNAFLVPSVRVLEKMARVSVRLGRPRRLEGLELGDNLCIIIGLQGRLNGSVVLAASHAVAWAVAERIAGGAVEDDREVRAILAELANTIVGNATGHLYDLGVREGITPPTVVDGEAVNVDFGTGMEIVLLPLETEAGRVDLVVSLAPEEP, encoded by the coding sequence ATGCGGGCCGAATACGTGAACGCGTTTCTCGTGCCGTCGGTGCGGGTCCTGGAGAAGATGGCCCGGGTCTCGGTGCGGCTGGGGAGGCCCCGGCGACTCGAGGGGTTGGAGCTGGGGGACAACCTGTGCATCATCATCGGGCTGCAGGGCCGGCTCAACGGCTCGGTGGTGCTCGCGGCCTCCCATGCCGTAGCCTGGGCCGTGGCCGAGCGGATCGCCGGGGGGGCGGTGGAGGACGACCGGGAGGTGCGGGCCATCCTGGCGGAGCTGGCGAACACCATCGTTGGAAACGCCACGGGCCACCTCTACGATCTGGGGGTGCGGGAGGGAATCACCCCGCCCACCGTGGTGGACGGGGAAGCGGTGAACGTGGACTTCGGCACGGGCATGGAGATCGTGCTCCTGCCCCTGGAGACCGAGGCGGGCCGGGTGGATCTGGTGGTGTCCCTGGCGCCCGAGGAGCCCTGA
- a CDS encoding GspE/PulE family protein: MSQAMPKKVEARLGQLLVEDGALTPEELEQALAERQSRGLAGKPLGRFLVEAGYVKEKEYLQALGRQFNLAVMDLEDVDIQEDLLEQIPAEFCRKHRVIPLFAIGDEVTVAVADPTKIEVIDLVSGMLKRPVQPVLASETQVLQAVHAHYRGEDEADDEQDDFVTLSRLDVDSGGEVADIESLRRAGEEAPIVKLVDKVLKLAVREGASDIHIEPGEENLLVRFRIDGVLHKRFAFSTRLAPAVVSRVKILSDLDISERQRPQDGRIQLKMGERELEFRVSILPVYYGEKVVMRILDRASVRVSLGDLGFSPRNLALFDSMIRQPNGIVLVTGPTGSGKSTTLYAALNAINSIEKNIVTVEDPVEYQIPLINQVGVNPKRGLTFAGALRSILRQDPDIIMIGEIRDPETGHIAGEAALTGHLVLSTLHTNDAPSSVTRLVEMGVAPFLLAPTLLGVLAQRLVRRICPQCKAPHDPKPAEIAEAGAEALVGKVTFYRGRGCGYCGGTGYRGRTGIHEVLKVDESIRDLILERASTGQIRRAAHANGLRDLRFDGLRKVVAGVTTLEEVIRVTKAVD; encoded by the coding sequence GTGAGCCAGGCCATGCCCAAGAAGGTCGAGGCCCGCCTGGGCCAGCTCCTGGTCGAGGACGGGGCCCTCACCCCCGAGGAGCTCGAGCAGGCCCTGGCCGAGCGCCAGAGCCGGGGCCTTGCGGGCAAGCCCCTGGGCCGGTTCCTGGTGGAGGCGGGGTACGTCAAGGAGAAGGAGTACCTCCAGGCCCTGGGCCGGCAGTTCAACCTGGCCGTGATGGACCTGGAGGACGTGGACATCCAGGAGGATCTGCTGGAGCAGATCCCTGCCGAGTTCTGTCGCAAGCACCGGGTGATCCCCCTGTTCGCCATCGGCGACGAGGTCACGGTGGCCGTGGCCGATCCCACCAAGATCGAGGTGATCGATCTCGTCTCGGGCATGCTCAAACGGCCGGTCCAGCCGGTGCTGGCCAGCGAGACCCAGGTGCTCCAGGCGGTGCACGCCCACTACCGGGGGGAGGACGAGGCCGACGACGAGCAGGACGACTTCGTCACCCTGAGCCGGCTCGACGTGGACTCGGGGGGCGAGGTCGCTGACATCGAGAGCCTGCGGCGGGCCGGCGAGGAAGCCCCCATCGTCAAGCTGGTGGACAAGGTACTCAAGCTGGCCGTGCGCGAGGGCGCCAGCGACATCCACATCGAGCCCGGCGAGGAGAACCTGCTCGTGCGGTTCCGCATCGACGGGGTCCTCCACAAGCGGTTCGCCTTCTCGACCCGGCTGGCGCCGGCCGTGGTGAGCCGGGTCAAGATCCTCTCGGACCTGGACATCTCCGAGCGGCAGCGGCCCCAGGACGGCCGGATCCAGCTCAAGATGGGGGAGCGGGAGCTGGAGTTCCGGGTGAGCATCCTGCCGGTGTACTACGGCGAAAAGGTGGTGATGCGGATCCTGGATCGGGCCAGCGTGCGGGTGAGCCTGGGGGACCTGGGGTTCTCGCCCCGGAACCTCGCCCTGTTCGACTCGATGATCCGCCAGCCCAACGGCATCGTGTTGGTCACCGGGCCCACGGGCAGCGGCAAGTCCACCACCCTGTACGCGGCCCTCAACGCGATCAACTCCATCGAGAAGAACATCGTCACGGTGGAGGACCCGGTGGAGTACCAGATCCCGCTGATCAATCAGGTGGGGGTGAACCCCAAGCGGGGGCTGACCTTTGCCGGGGCGCTCCGGTCGATCCTGCGGCAGGACCCCGACATCATCATGATCGGCGAGATCCGCGATCCCGAGACCGGCCACATCGCCGGCGAGGCGGCCCTGACCGGCCACCTGGTCCTGTCCACCCTGCACACCAACGACGCGCCCAGCTCGGTGACCCGGCTGGTGGAGATGGGGGTGGCGCCGTTCCTGCTGGCGCCCACCCTGTTGGGGGTGCTGGCCCAGCGGCTCGTGCGTCGGATCTGCCCCCAGTGCAAGGCGCCCCACGACCCCAAACCGGCCGAGATCGCCGAGGCCGGGGCCGAAGCCCTGGTGGGCAAGGTCACGTTTTACCGGGGCCGGGGCTGCGGCTACTGTGGGGGCACCGGGTACCGGGGCCGCACGGGCATCCACGAGGTGCTGAAGGTGGACGAGTCGATCCGGGACCTGATCCTGGAGCGGGCGAGCACGGGCCAGATCCGCCGGGCGGCCCATGCCAACGGCCTGAGGGATCTCAGGTTCGACGGGCTGCGCAAGGTGGTGGCCGGGGTGACCACCCTGGAGGAGGTGATCCGGGTCACCAAGGCGGTGGATTAG
- a CDS encoding zinc ribbon domain-containing protein, translating to MNCSRCRHVNAPERNFCGGCGLPLASFCPRCGFRNLSSDRFCGGCGSALERGARAAAAPPEPAGPPVPETAPVGDSALAELLQAAQEAADAETEPEEQRVSQDDIDALFGG from the coding sequence ATGAACTGTTCCCGATGCCGACACGTGAACGCTCCGGAGCGAAACTTCTGCGGCGGCTGCGGCCTGCCGCTGGCCTCGTTCTGCCCCCGCTGCGGGTTCCGGAACCTGTCGTCCGACCGGTTCTGCGGCGGGTGCGGCTCGGCCCTGGAACGCGGGGCGCGGGCCGCGGCTGCGCCGCCCGAGCCGGCCGGCCCGCCGGTCCCCGAGACCGCCCCGGTGGGGGACTCGGCCCTGGCTGAGCTCCTCCAGGCGGCCCAGGAGGCGGCCGATGCAGAGACCGAGCCCGAGGAGCAGAGGGTGAGCCAGGACGACATCGACGCCCTGTTCGGAGGGTAG
- a CDS encoding diguanylate cyclase, whose amino-acid sequence MGRRDFRVLVIDDSPGLRREVLALLDRVDFVAEAREASNGLEGFKKAVESPPDLILCDLIMPSVDGFKFLTLVRSRPELRDVPVIILTGEADVDTKIRGLELGASDYVTKPFDAGELLARIKVQLKIKALQDALKTSNDRLRVLSSTDPLTGLYNRRHFMGVLEREFERTDRYGTPLSFVMFDIDHFKRLNDTFGHQAGDDVLRELGRVVREAVRASDVAGRYGGEEFCVLLPHTEVEGAAEFARRLRLTVENHPFPAQGETLRVTASFGVAACPSAAVQRAQDLIGVADEALYQAKSEGRNRVVVRKP is encoded by the coding sequence ATGGGACGCCGGGACTTCCGGGTCCTTGTGATCGACGACTCCCCCGGGCTGCGGCGCGAGGTGCTGGCCCTGTTGGACCGCGTGGACTTCGTGGCCGAGGCTCGGGAGGCCTCGAACGGACTCGAGGGGTTCAAGAAGGCCGTCGAGTCCCCCCCCGACCTGATCCTGTGCGACCTGATCATGCCGTCGGTCGACGGCTTCAAGTTCCTGACCCTGGTCCGGTCCCGGCCCGAGCTGCGGGACGTGCCGGTCATCATCCTGACCGGCGAGGCCGACGTGGACACCAAGATCCGGGGCCTGGAGCTGGGGGCCAGCGACTACGTGACCAAACCGTTCGACGCCGGGGAGCTGCTGGCCCGGATCAAGGTCCAGCTCAAGATCAAGGCCCTGCAGGACGCCCTCAAGACCTCCAACGACCGGCTCCGGGTCCTCTCGTCCACCGACCCCCTCACCGGTCTGTACAACCGCCGCCATTTCATGGGGGTGCTGGAGCGGGAGTTCGAGCGCACCGACCGGTACGGCACCCCCCTGTCGTTCGTGATGTTCGACATCGATCACTTCAAGCGCCTGAACGACACCTTCGGCCATCAGGCCGGGGACGACGTGCTGCGGGAGCTGGGCCGCGTCGTGAGGGAGGCGGTGCGCGCCTCGGACGTGGCCGGCCGGTACGGCGGCGAGGAGTTCTGCGTGCTGCTGCCCCACACCGAGGTGGAGGGCGCGGCCGAGTTCGCCCGGCGCCTGCGGCTGACCGTGGAGAACCACCCGTTCCCGGCCCAGGGAGAGACCCTCCGGGTCACGGCCAGCTTCGGCGTGGCCGCTTGCCCGTCGGCCGCGGTGCAGCGGGCCCAGGATCTGATCGGCGTGGCCGACGAGGCCCTCTACCAGGCCAAGAGCGAGGGTCGAAACCGCGTGGTGGTGAGGAAGCCATGA
- a CDS encoding tetratricopeptide repeat protein — translation MALLVPAGSGASAVPAVVEAYIHQREGNAEAALDALERALDEDPSSAFLRAEIARTLGRERRYDEALAVVSEGLSVRPDHPDLLLLRAQLLQVLGRSEEAAEAASRAAQAGAGDRAYDLAVRIRESLGQVDEALELARAWAEASGSADAWFARGRLLGRAGRTDEARTALRRALDKDPNHRAALRALAGLEAEAGNAAQAEGLYRRVIEVNPHDVEARFRLGQVLLKQGRVDEALEVFEAAERWSGGDPTLRFRLGVLLLQEDRPAEAETVFRTMAQAHADDPRAWYLLGVSLLAQEKYAEALDALGRVPESAEEYPDALVRRAIALDSLDRADEARKLLEGWLADHPDDEEVTLALVGFWEDRGEFRKGVEVLERYLADHPTRNSRVYFTLGVLYDKLKDWAKSVEAMKRALELNPDDPYALNYLGYTYAEQGIHLDEAERLLLKALDLKPGDGFITDSLGWVYYKQGRYEEAADTLRKALEAQPEDPVIWEHLGDALVRLGRDEDAAEAYRKALEFAPDSESVRGKLEALE, via the coding sequence GTGGCGCTCCTGGTGCCGGCCGGGTCCGGGGCCTCGGCCGTGCCGGCCGTGGTGGAGGCCTACATCCACCAGCGCGAGGGGAACGCGGAGGCGGCCCTCGACGCCCTGGAGCGGGCCCTGGACGAGGACCCCTCCTCGGCCTTCCTACGGGCCGAGATCGCCCGCACCCTGGGCCGGGAGCGGCGCTACGACGAGGCCCTGGCCGTGGTGAGCGAGGGGCTGTCGGTCCGGCCCGACCACCCCGACCTCCTCCTGCTGCGGGCCCAGCTGCTCCAGGTGCTCGGTCGGTCCGAAGAGGCGGCCGAGGCGGCGTCCCGGGCCGCCCAGGCCGGGGCCGGGGACCGGGCCTACGACCTGGCCGTGCGCATCCGCGAGAGCCTGGGGCAGGTGGACGAGGCCCTCGAGCTGGCCCGGGCCTGGGCCGAGGCCTCGGGATCGGCCGACGCCTGGTTCGCCCGGGGGCGCCTCCTGGGCCGGGCGGGAAGGACCGACGAGGCCCGGACGGCCCTCCGGCGGGCCCTGGACAAGGACCCGAACCACCGGGCGGCCCTGCGGGCCCTGGCCGGCCTGGAGGCCGAGGCCGGCAACGCGGCCCAGGCCGAGGGGCTGTACCGCCGGGTGATCGAGGTCAACCCCCACGACGTGGAGGCCCGGTTCCGGCTGGGTCAGGTGCTGCTCAAGCAGGGCCGGGTGGACGAGGCCCTGGAGGTGTTCGAGGCGGCCGAGCGCTGGAGCGGGGGCGACCCCACCCTGCGGTTCCGGCTGGGGGTGCTCCTGCTCCAGGAGGACCGACCGGCCGAGGCGGAGACCGTGTTCCGCACCATGGCCCAGGCCCACGCCGACGACCCCCGGGCCTGGTACCTGCTGGGCGTGAGCCTGCTGGCCCAGGAGAAGTATGCCGAGGCCCTCGACGCCCTGGGGCGGGTGCCGGAGTCGGCCGAGGAGTACCCCGACGCCCTGGTCCGTCGGGCCATCGCGCTGGACAGCCTGGACCGGGCCGACGAGGCCCGCAAGCTCCTGGAGGGGTGGCTGGCCGACCACCCGGACGACGAGGAGGTGACCTTGGCCCTGGTGGGGTTCTGGGAGGACCGGGGCGAGTTCCGAAAGGGGGTCGAGGTCCTGGAGCGGTACCTGGCCGACCACCCCACCCGGAACTCCCGCGTGTACTTCACCCTGGGCGTGCTCTACGACAAGCTCAAGGACTGGGCCAAGAGCGTCGAGGCCATGAAGCGGGCCCTGGAGCTCAACCCCGACGACCCCTACGCCCTCAACTACCTCGGGTACACCTATGCCGAGCAGGGCATCCACCTGGACGAGGCCGAGCGGCTCCTGCTGAAGGCCCTCGACCTCAAACCCGGCGACGGGTTCATCACCGACAGCCTGGGGTGGGTGTACTACAAGCAGGGCCGGTACGAAGAGGCGGCCGACACCCTGCGCAAGGCCTTGGAGGCCCAGCCCGAGGACCCGGTGATCTGGGAGCACCTGGGCGACGCCCTGGTGCGGCTGGGCCGCGACGAAGACGCGGCCGAGGCGTACCGCAAGGCCCTGGAGTTCGCCCCCGACTCCGAATCGGTGCGGGGGAAGCTGGAGGCCCTGGAATGA
- the mutS gene encoding DNA mismatch repair protein MutS, with product MPAAPQPKNEAGAPRLTPMMRQYLELKQAHPDCILLFRLGDFYEMFFEDAEVASRELEITLTSREKGDNAVPMCGVPWHSAKGYIARLVERGHKVAICEQVEDPREAKGIVRREVVQVITPGLVTDTEMIEAKEPQYLAAVTPGRRAVGFAYADVTTGTFRVGEARDWDELADELGRVGPREVLVPEGEEVPPAVFGPGVEVTRRPVEEFDRRRARKRLRDHLAGADLAGYGVDDLAEGLRAAAAVLTYVGANYPSALANLRSLARHASGTHLVLDETTLRNLEVFATLSGGRREGTLVHLLDRTRTPMGGRCLREWLAFPLRDVDAIRGRQEAVAELVRRGDTRRRIRELLKGVYDVGRLAGKVAMATANARDLVALRTSLGCLPGLAELLHGADSALLAALGQDLGPLPELTDLLTRALVDDPPVVLTEGGILRDGFDPELDELRLIQRDGRGWIAGLQARERERTGIGSLKIGFNKVFGYYIEVTRANLHLVPEEYERRQTLANAERFVTPELKEMEAKVLGAEDRAKALEYRRFVELRDEVAHHLDALHARARALAVLDVLAALAEVAVERGYACPKVHEGFELAIQGGRHPVVEASLQGERFVPNDLTLDADQHLAIITGPNMAGKSTILRQTALIVLMAQMGSFVPAESASVGLVDRIFTRVGASDDLARGRSTFMVEMTETANILHNATPRSLVVLDEIGRGTSTFDGLSIAWAVAEHIHDLGARTLFATHYHELTDLERTCKGVRNYNVAVKEWEGKVIFLRRLVEGGASRSYGIQVGRLAGLPEAVVARAREILENLEEGELDEGGRPRLALSHRLAAAAPARQLDLFAAARERRLTGLVREVASVPVEGLTPVEALVRLDELRARARDLLEKEARE from the coding sequence ATGCCGGCCGCCCCCCAACCCAAGAACGAGGCTGGCGCACCCCGGCTCACGCCCATGATGCGCCAGTACCTGGAGCTCAAGCAGGCCCACCCCGACTGCATCCTGCTGTTCCGCCTCGGCGACTTCTACGAGATGTTCTTCGAGGACGCCGAGGTGGCCAGCCGGGAGCTCGAGATCACCCTGACCAGCCGCGAGAAGGGGGACAACGCGGTGCCCATGTGCGGGGTGCCCTGGCACTCGGCCAAGGGTTACATCGCCCGGCTGGTGGAGCGCGGCCACAAGGTGGCGATCTGCGAGCAGGTGGAGGACCCCCGCGAGGCCAAGGGTATCGTGCGCCGCGAGGTGGTCCAGGTCATCACCCCCGGGCTGGTGACCGACACCGAGATGATCGAGGCCAAGGAGCCCCAGTACCTGGCCGCGGTGACCCCCGGCCGCCGGGCCGTGGGGTTTGCCTACGCCGACGTCACCACCGGCACGTTCCGGGTGGGCGAGGCCCGGGACTGGGACGAGCTGGCCGACGAGCTCGGCCGGGTGGGCCCCCGGGAGGTGCTGGTGCCCGAGGGCGAGGAGGTGCCGCCCGCGGTGTTCGGCCCGGGGGTCGAGGTGACCCGCCGGCCGGTCGAGGAGTTCGACCGGCGCCGGGCCCGGAAGCGGTTGCGGGACCACCTGGCCGGGGCCGACCTGGCCGGGTACGGGGTGGACGACCTGGCCGAGGGGCTCCGGGCCGCGGCCGCGGTGCTCACCTACGTGGGCGCCAACTACCCCAGCGCCCTGGCCAACCTGAGGTCCCTGGCCCGCCACGCCTCGGGAACCCACCTGGTGCTCGACGAGACCACCCTGCGCAACCTGGAGGTGTTCGCCACCCTGTCGGGGGGCCGGCGGGAGGGCACCCTGGTCCACCTGCTGGACCGGACCCGCACGCCCATGGGAGGCCGGTGCCTGCGGGAGTGGCTGGCGTTCCCCCTGCGGGACGTGGACGCGATCCGGGGCCGCCAGGAGGCGGTGGCCGAGCTGGTGCGCCGGGGCGACACCCGACGTCGCATCCGGGAGCTTCTCAAGGGGGTCTACGACGTGGGCCGGCTGGCCGGCAAGGTGGCCATGGCCACGGCCAACGCCCGGGACCTGGTGGCCCTGCGCACCTCGCTCGGGTGCCTGCCCGGGCTGGCCGAGCTCCTCCACGGCGCGGACTCGGCCCTGCTGGCCGCCCTGGGCCAGGACCTGGGCCCCCTGCCCGAGCTCACCGACCTCCTGACCCGGGCCCTGGTGGACGACCCGCCGGTGGTGCTCACCGAGGGCGGCATCCTGCGCGACGGGTTCGACCCCGAACTCGACGAGCTCCGGCTGATCCAGCGGGACGGCCGGGGCTGGATCGCGGGGCTCCAGGCCCGGGAGCGGGAGCGCACGGGCATCGGGTCGCTCAAGATCGGGTTCAACAAGGTGTTCGGGTACTACATCGAGGTCACCCGGGCCAACCTGCACCTGGTGCCCGAGGAGTACGAGCGCCGTCAGACCCTGGCCAACGCCGAGCGGTTCGTGACCCCCGAGCTCAAGGAGATGGAGGCCAAGGTCCTGGGGGCCGAGGACCGGGCCAAGGCCCTCGAGTACCGGCGGTTCGTGGAGCTGCGCGACGAGGTGGCCCACCACCTGGACGCGCTGCACGCCCGGGCCCGGGCCCTGGCCGTGCTCGACGTGTTGGCCGCCCTGGCCGAGGTGGCCGTGGAGCGCGGGTACGCCTGCCCCAAGGTCCACGAGGGGTTCGAGCTGGCCATCCAGGGGGGCCGCCATCCGGTGGTGGAGGCGAGCCTCCAGGGCGAGCGGTTCGTGCCCAACGACCTCACCCTCGACGCGGACCAGCACCTGGCCATCATCACCGGGCCCAACATGGCGGGCAAGTCCACCATCCTCCGGCAGACCGCCCTGATCGTGCTCATGGCCCAGATGGGCTCGTTCGTGCCGGCCGAGAGCGCGTCGGTGGGCCTGGTGGACCGGATCTTCACCCGGGTGGGGGCGTCGGACGACCTGGCCCGGGGCCGGTCCACCTTCATGGTGGAGATGACCGAGACGGCCAACATCCTCCACAACGCCACCCCCCGCAGCCTGGTGGTGCTCGATGAGATCGGCCGGGGCACCTCCACCTTCGACGGCCTGTCCATCGCCTGGGCCGTGGCCGAGCACATCCACGACCTGGGCGCGCGCACCCTGTTCGCCACCCACTACCACGAGCTCACCGACCTGGAGCGCACCTGCAAGGGGGTGCGCAACTACAACGTGGCCGTGAAGGAGTGGGAGGGCAAGGTGATCTTCCTGCGCCGGCTGGTGGAGGGGGGGGCGAGCCGCTCCTACGGCATCCAGGTGGGCCGGCTGGCCGGCCTGCCCGAGGCCGTGGTGGCCCGGGCCCGGGAGATTTTGGAGAACCTGGAGGAGGGGGAGCTGGACGAGGGGGGGCGGCCCCGGCTGGCCCTGTCGCACCGGCTCGCCGCGGCGGCCCCGGCCCGGCAGCTGGACCTGTTCGCCGCGGCCCGGGAGCGCCGGCTCACGGGCCTGGTGCGGGAGGTGGCCTCCGTGCCCGTGGAGGGTCTGACCCCGGTCGAGGCCCTGGTCCGGCTCGACGAGCTCCGCGCCCGGGCCCGGGACCTGCTGGAGAAGGAGGCCCGGGAATGA
- a CDS encoding LapA family protein produces the protein MFRFIKRVVLAAVIVAVALVAIQPENLQALGQTIRFHIKLWDLWTFYSTPPFPVALLFGVFFLLGLVVAGFHGIFERIARRAEVRKRDRRIRELEKELERLRKQLAELPPPPSEPSPPAQTGPAAPPAAAPPEEEPTL, from the coding sequence ATGTTTCGTTTCATCAAGCGGGTGGTGCTGGCCGCGGTGATCGTGGCGGTGGCCCTGGTGGCGATCCAGCCCGAGAACCTCCAGGCCCTGGGCCAGACGATCCGGTTCCACATCAAGCTCTGGGACCTGTGGACCTTCTACTCCACCCCCCCGTTCCCGGTGGCCCTGCTGTTCGGGGTGTTCTTCCTGCTGGGCCTGGTGGTGGCCGGGTTCCACGGTATCTTCGAGCGGATCGCCCGGCGGGCCGAGGTGCGCAAGCGCGACCGCCGCATCCGCGAGCTGGAGAAGGAGCTCGAGCGCCTGCGCAAGCAGCTGGCCGAGCTGCCCCCCCCCCCGTCCGAGCCGAGCCCCCCGGCCCAGACCGGCCCCGCCGCCCCCCCTGCGGCCGCTCCCCCCGAGGAGGAGCCCACTCTTTAG
- a CDS encoding HIT family protein — protein MTPKRLWAPWRIEYIRGPKPQGCVFCSALAAGDDPGALILRRGEGAFVIMNRYPYNAGHLMVLPVRHVGGMEDLTPAEAAEVWRLAVEAKAALDRVLRPDGYNVGLNLGRAAGAGVAEHLHLHVVPRWVGDTNFLPVLDDVRVVNQYLEDLYAQIREAWTERD, from the coding sequence GTGACCCCGAAGCGGCTGTGGGCGCCCTGGCGCATCGAGTACATCCGGGGGCCCAAGCCCCAGGGTTGCGTGTTCTGCAGCGCCCTGGCCGCGGGGGACGACCCGGGCGCGCTGATCCTCCGGCGGGGCGAGGGCGCCTTTGTCATCATGAACCGCTACCCGTACAATGCCGGGCATCTCATGGTGCTGCCGGTGCGCCACGTGGGCGGCATGGAGGACCTGACCCCGGCCGAGGCCGCGGAGGTGTGGCGGCTGGCGGTGGAGGCCAAGGCCGCCCTCGACCGGGTGCTGAGGCCCGACGGGTACAACGTGGGCCTCAACCTGGGCCGGGCCGCCGGGGCCGGGGTGGCCGAGCACCTGCACCTGCACGTGGTGCCCCGGTGGGTGGGCGACACGAACTTCCTCCCGGTGCTCGACGACGTGCGGGTGGTGAACCAGTACCTGGAGGACCTGTACGCCCAGATCCGCGAGGCCTGGACCGAGCGGGACTGA
- a CDS encoding metallophosphoesterase family protein — MVLGLLSDTHLSEPDERLEAVLAGPLGPAQVLLHAGDHTGPAVVDHLEFVEPRPYHGVLGNMDGPGLAGRLPPTRVLEVGGCRVGLIHGWGPPDGLVNRVAEAFRAEEVSLVVFGHSHRAEDRMVGGVRFVNPGSAFDRRWSSRRTVALVEVGPSGVEGVEFVEVPG, encoded by the coding sequence ATGGTGCTGGGTCTTCTTTCCGACACCCATCTGTCGGAGCCCGACGAGCGGCTCGAGGCGGTGCTGGCCGGCCCCCTGGGGCCGGCCCAGGTGCTCCTGCACGCGGGCGACCACACCGGGCCGGCCGTGGTGGACCACCTGGAGTTCGTGGAACCCCGGCCGTACCACGGGGTGCTGGGCAACATGGACGGGCCCGGTCTCGCGGGCCGGCTGCCCCCCACCCGGGTGCTGGAGGTGGGCGGGTGCCGGGTGGGCCTGATCCACGGCTGGGGCCCGCCCGACGGCCTGGTGAACCGGGTGGCCGAGGCGTTCCGGGCCGAGGAGGTGAGCCTGGTGGTGTTCGGCCACAGCCACCGGGCCGAGGACCGGATGGTGGGGGGCGTGCGGTTCGTGAACCCCGGCTCCGCGTTCGACCGGCGCTGGTCGTCCCGCCGCACGGTGGCCCTGGTCGAGGTGGGGCCGTCCGGGGTGGAGGGGGTGGAGTTCGTGGAGGTGCCGGGGTGA
- the dtd gene encoding D-aminoacyl-tRNA deacylase, with translation MRAVVQRVSRAEVRVGGEPVGRIGRGFLVLVGVEPDDTEADAAYVADKVAGLRVFEDEAGRMNRDLAAVDGAVLLVSQFTLLGDCRKGRRPSFTAAAPPDLAEALYEDVADRLRRAGVPVATGRFRAEMEVELVNDGPVTLLLDSKRRF, from the coding sequence GTGAGGGCCGTGGTCCAGCGGGTCAGCCGGGCCGAGGTGCGGGTGGGGGGCGAGCCGGTGGGCCGGATCGGCCGCGGGTTCCTGGTGCTGGTGGGGGTGGAGCCCGACGACACCGAGGCCGATGCGGCCTACGTGGCCGACAAGGTGGCGGGCCTGCGGGTGTTCGAGGACGAGGCCGGCCGGATGAACCGGGACCTGGCGGCCGTGGACGGGGCGGTGCTCCTGGTGAGCCAGTTCACCCTGCTGGGGGACTGCCGCAAGGGCCGCCGGCCGTCGTTCACGGCCGCGGCCCCGCCCGACCTGGCCGAGGCCCTGTACGAGGACGTGGCCGACCGCCTGCGCCGGGCCGGGGTGCCGGTGGCCACGGGTCGGTTCCGGGCCGAGATGGAGGTGGAGTTGGTGAACGACGGGCCGGTGACGCTGCTGCTGGACTCGAAACGGCGGTTCTGA